The Campylobacter sp. RM10537 genome has a segment encoding these proteins:
- the purM gene encoding phosphoribosylformylglycinamidine cyclo-ligase, with product MKISYEDAGVSIDNGNAFVEAIKPLVKETFNENVIGGIGSFSGAFRMPSGFKKPVMLSATDGVGTKLRLAIDAKKYDTIGQDLVAMCVNDLICNFATPLFFLDYYATAKLEVDVAKVVVEGIAKGCKLANCALIGGETAEMPGMYAKDDFDLAGFAVGMAEEDEIDRSKFVKNGDILLALPSSGLHSNGYSLARKVLFESLKMKFDDKVEGKNLIDVLLEPTRIYVREFLTLKPFINALAHITGGGLVENLPRVLPRGMGAIIRKHHLKTPEIFYTIGEAVEESEMYRSFNMGVGLVMVVDPSNVSKVLEASDAFIIGEIVINEGIVLE from the coding sequence ATGAAAATTTCATACGAAGATGCTGGGGTAAGTATAGATAATGGTAATGCTTTTGTTGAAGCTATAAAGCCACTTGTAAAAGAAACTTTTAATGAAAATGTTATCGGCGGCATAGGATCTTTTTCAGGTGCTTTTAGAATGCCAAGTGGCTTTAAAAAGCCTGTGATGTTAAGTGCTACAGATGGAGTTGGGACTAAACTTCGTTTAGCTATAGATGCAAAAAAATACGACACCATAGGGCAAGATTTGGTTGCGATGTGCGTAAATGATCTTATTTGTAATTTTGCTACACCTTTATTCTTTTTAGATTATTATGCTACAGCTAAGTTAGAAGTGGATGTCGCAAAAGTCGTTGTTGAAGGGATCGCTAAGGGTTGTAAATTGGCAAATTGTGCTTTAATTGGCGGTGAAACTGCTGAAATGCCTGGAATGTATGCAAAAGATGATTTTGATCTTGCGGGTTTTGCTGTAGGTATGGCTGAAGAAGATGAAATCGATCGAAGCAAATTTGTAAAAAATGGCGATATTTTATTAGCACTTCCAAGTTCTGGACTTCATTCTAATGGCTATTCTTTAGCTAGAAAAGTGCTTTTTGAAAGTTTAAAAATGAAGTTTGATGATAAGGTGGAAGGAAAAAATTTAATCGATGTTTTATTGGAGCCTACAAGAATTTATGTGCGTGAATTTCTTACTTTAAAACCTTTTATCAATGCTTTAGCACATATTACCGGTGGGGGCTTGGTTGAAAATTTACCGCGTGTTTTACCACGTGGAATGGGAGCAATCATCCGAAAACATCATCTTAAAACCCCTGAAATTTTCTATACCATAGGCGAAGCGGTTGAAGAAAGTGAAATGTATAGAAGTTTTAATATGGGTGTTGGTTTAGTGATGGTGGTTGATCCATCAAATGTAAGTAAGGTTTTAGAGGCAAGTGATGCTTTTATCATCGGTGAAATTGTGATCAATGAAGGTATAGTTTTAGAATGA
- the dapF gene encoding diaminopimelate epimerase has protein sequence MKFYKYCANGNDFIIANADKKEDRSELAKEICDRYKGIGADGFIVILPHEKYDFEWEFYNNDGSYASMCGNGSRAAAHFAHHINKTPSKMTFLTGAGVIKAEVENDLVEISFGKVKNIKQPFEEFGKTWQICDTGVPHLVHFCKNLDEFDIILCEKMRKKYNANVNFAKIMDQNSLKVRTFERGIENETLACGTGMGACFYLAFLEQKIQNKASVIPKSGEKVNFRLDHEELFFKGKVRYCFEANYNFS, from the coding sequence TTGAAATTTTATAAATATTGTGCCAATGGCAATGATTTTATTATCGCAAATGCTGATAAAAAAGAAGATAGAAGTGAATTAGCCAAAGAAATTTGCGATCGCTATAAAGGCATAGGTGCGGATGGTTTTATCGTGATCTTGCCTCATGAAAAATATGATTTTGAATGGGAATTTTATAACAATGATGGATCTTATGCGAGTATGTGTGGTAATGGCTCAAGAGCTGCAGCACATTTTGCACATCATATCAATAAAACACCATCAAAAATGACTTTTTTAACTGGAGCAGGTGTGATTAAGGCTGAAGTTGAAAATGATTTGGTAGAAATTTCATTTGGAAAAGTTAAAAACATAAAACAACCATTTGAAGAATTTGGAAAAACTTGGCAAATTTGCGATACTGGGGTGCCACATTTGGTACATTTTTGTAAAAATTTAGATGAATTTGATATCATACTTTGTGAAAAAATGAGAAAAAAGTATAATGCAAATGTCAATTTTGCAAAAATCATGGATCAAAATTCCTTAAAGGTGCGAACCTTTGAACGCGGTATCGAAAATGAAACTTTAGCTTGTGGAACAGGAATGGGAGCTTGTTTTTATCTTGCATTTTTAGAACAAAAAATTCAAAATAAGGCAAGTGTGATTCCAAAAAGTGGAGAAAAAGTTAATTTTAGATTAGATCATGAAGAATTGTTTTTTAAAGGAAAGGTAAGATACTGTTTTGAGGCGAATTATAATTTTTCTTAG
- the coaE gene encoding dephospho-CoA kinase (Dephospho-CoA kinase (CoaE) performs the final step in coenzyme A biosynthesis.): protein MKNAFFVTASIACGKSTFIQIANSMGFQSISADEIAHEILDRYSLELAQIFLKFNTKNQKLLKENKKIDRKVLGDIIFSNQEAKKMLEDFTHPKIRTRILEQMQILEKENKPYFVEIPLFFESKAYENLGKVILIYSPKELSLERLMKRDNLNLKAAKKRLYTQMDIEEKLKKADLIIKNTSSYADFEKECILTIKKISKGII, encoded by the coding sequence ATGAAGAATGCTTTTTTTGTAACCGCTTCAATTGCTTGTGGCAAAAGCACTTTTATACAAATTGCAAATTCTATGGGATTTCAAAGCATCAGCGCAGATGAAATTGCTCATGAAATTTTAGATCGATACTCTTTAGAGCTTGCGCAAATATTTTTAAAATTCAATACAAAAAATCAAAAATTATTAAAAGAAAATAAAAAAATCGATAGAAAAGTTCTTGGCGATATCATCTTTAGCAATCAAGAGGCAAAAAAAATGTTAGAAGATTTTACTCACCCAAAAATCAGGACACGAATTTTAGAACAAATGCAAATTTTAGAAAAAGAAAATAAACCCTATTTCGTTGAAATTCCACTTTTTTTTGAAAGCAAAGCTTATGAGAATTTAGGCAAAGTCATCTTAATCTACTCTCCTAAAGAATTAAGCCTAGAAAGACTTATGAAAAGAGATAATTTAAATTTAAAAGCTGCCAAAAAAAGACTTTATACACAAATGGATATTGAAGAAAAGCTTAAAAAAGCGGATTTGATTATAAAAAATACTAGCTCTTATGCCGATTTTGAAAAAGAATGTATACTAACAATTAAAAAAATCTCCAAAGGAATAATTTGA
- a CDS encoding glucosaminidase domain-containing protein, with protein MRRIIIFLSLFLSQIFATSNLVDGFGEDYYNLSIEERRQVFFVKMNAMFDESFKEIAKEQDFINAFFKYEFQNGFRLANQQAFAKLLELKEKYRVQNLFDYHEYKKRIAPVPKSMGIAQALVESSTGTSRFAREANNLFGEWTWGDKGLIPDLRHPNKKHKIKIFDSLQDSVDSYVLNLNRHFAYANFREARYQDMQEGKLIKGFEAIKTLHAYSERKDFYIDIVTKVMNKYHLEKYDNLNSKPSLDLFKN; from the coding sequence TTGAGGCGAATTATAATTTTTCTTAGTCTTTTTTTAAGTCAAATTTTTGCTACATCAAATTTGGTAGATGGTTTTGGAGAAGATTATTATAACTTAAGCATAGAAGAAAGAAGGCAAGTTTTTTTTGTTAAAATGAATGCAATGTTTGATGAAAGTTTTAAAGAAATTGCTAAGGAGCAAGACTTCATCAATGCATTTTTTAAATATGAATTTCAAAATGGATTTAGATTAGCTAATCAACAAGCCTTTGCCAAACTCTTAGAACTTAAAGAAAAATATCGTGTACAAAATCTCTTTGATTATCATGAATATAAAAAAAGAATTGCTCCTGTTCCAAAATCTATGGGTATAGCACAAGCTTTAGTCGAAAGTTCAACTGGCACTAGCCGTTTTGCAAGAGAAGCTAATAATCTTTTTGGGGAATGGACTTGGGGAGATAAGGGTCTGATTCCTGATTTAAGACATCCTAATAAAAAACATAAAATTAAAATTTTTGATTCTTTACAAGATAGTGTTGATTCTTATGTTTTAAATTTAAATAGACATTTTGCTTATGCTAATTTTAGAGAAGCAAGATATCAAGATATGCAAGAAGGCAAACTTATAAAAGGCTTTGAAGCCATAAAAACCTTGCATGCTTATTCAGAACGTAAAGACTTTTATATCGATATTGTAACAAAAGTTATGAATAAATATCATCTTGAAAAATATGACAATCTTAATTCCAAGCCAAGTTTAGATTTATTTAAAAATTAA
- a CDS encoding ATP-binding protein, with translation MKVLNFFYENAPKFEMNYERKVQISQTNIILKGPKKSGKKTLIFNFLSRFKPEEILFLDLSDIRFEKESLKQLGNFLQNHNQIKILCLYDIDFILDLQDIKIPIIVSTDKKDLHFKDFKELWLDYFDFEEFISINKKNLPINHLVGLFLQTGRSELSQKNELLRQNFNFLELEILKYLAKNLGQQISISKLFLELKTKIKTSKDSVYHAIKELDNSYIIYPIMHDEKKLQKIYFRDFGLRNNLCIYKDFTHLFENVILNELFKFQEDFFYNKYFHFFSKKLKIAYISSPTLDIDLIKIRARKIVSKALELGIYNVIFITLSSEESFLEQGVKFEILPFDKFALGF, from the coding sequence ATGAAAGTATTGAATTTTTTCTATGAAAATGCACCTAAATTTGAAATGAACTATGAAAGAAAAGTGCAAATTTCACAAACCAATATTATTCTTAAAGGCCCTAAAAAATCAGGTAAAAAAACTTTAATTTTTAATTTTTTATCCCGATTTAAACCTGAAGAAATTTTATTTTTAGATTTAAGTGATATACGTTTTGAAAAAGAGAGCTTAAAACAACTTGGAAATTTTTTACAAAATCATAATCAAATTAAAATTCTTTGTCTTTATGATATTGATTTTATTTTAGATTTACAAGATATAAAAATACCTATTATAGTAAGCACAGATAAAAAGGATTTGCATTTTAAAGATTTTAAAGAACTTTGGCTTGATTATTTTGATTTTGAAGAATTTATAAGTATCAATAAAAAAAATTTACCCATTAATCATCTAGTAGGGCTTTTTTTGCAGACTGGACGCAGTGAATTGAGTCAAAAAAATGAGCTTTTAAGGCAAAACTTTAATTTTTTAGAGCTTGAAATTCTAAAATATTTAGCTAAAAATTTAGGACAGCAAATTAGCATTTCTAAGTTATTTTTAGAGCTTAAAACAAAAATAAAAACTTCAAAAGATAGCGTTTATCATGCTATAAAAGAACTTGATAATAGCTATATTATTTATCCTATAATGCATGATGAAAAAAAACTTCAAAAGATTTATTTTAGAGATTTTGGTCTAAGAAATAATCTTTGCATTTATAAAGATTTTACACATTTATTTGAAAATGTAATTTTAAATGAGCTATTTAAATTTCAAGAAGATTTTTTTTATAATAAATATTTTCATTTTTTTAGTAAAAAATTAAAAATCGCTTATATTTCTAGTCCAACTTTGGATATTGATTTAATTAAAATTCGTGCAAGAAAAATTGTTTCTAAAGCTTTAGAATTAGGAATTTATAATGTGATATTTATCACGCTTTCAAGTGAAGAAAGTTTTTTGGAGCAAGGAGTCAAATTTGAAATTTTACCTTTTGATAAATTTGCACTTGGTTTTTAA
- a CDS encoding Dps family protein, with protein sequence MSVVKQLLQMQADAHHLWIKFHNYHWNVKGLQFFSIHEYTEKAYEEMAELFDDCAERVLQLGEKAITCQKTLMENAKSPKVNKDCFTPTEVIELIKQDYEYLLAEFKKLNDASEKAGDTTTAAFAQENIAKYEKNLWMLSSTLQNSCKM encoded by the coding sequence ATGTCAGTTGTTAAACAATTATTACAAATGCAAGCAGATGCTCATCATTTATGGATTAAATTCCATAATTATCACTGGAATGTAAAAGGTTTGCAATTTTTTTCAATCCATGAATACACAGAAAAAGCATACGAAGAAATGGCAGAACTTTTTGATGATTGCGCTGAAAGAGTTTTACAACTTGGCGAGAAAGCAATTACTTGTCAAAAAACTTTAATGGAAAATGCTAAAAGTCCTAAAGTAAACAAAGATTGCTTTACACCAACTGAAGTAATTGAATTAATCAAGCAAGATTATGAGTATCTCTTAGCTGAGTTTAAAAAATTAAATGATGCTTCAGAAAAAGCAGGAGATACTACTACAGCTGCATTTGCACAAGAAAATATTGCAAAATATGAAAAAAATCTTTGGATGCTTAGCTCTACTTTACAAAACTCTTGCAAAATGTAA
- a CDS encoding glycosyltransferase family 9 protein: MKNIDLRGGYKQLCVGYYCPYGIGDMVATLDMLYAIKTIFKAKVIVFGAKNTQKLLENFDFIDKVEIIDFAARGGNQQVLKQINSFYCDYLIAFHTKSFLVKFLLQTNVKRIIIRLKWLSFLSPRCITINISFIKRFFKDRSERAKFLYYARKINPKLYDEKIKNLCFNTRIKIPTKNQIFIQNFLNSYKLKEKDFIIINPFAVSTPYNLSIQDYIALICKASLMKKVIIPTYEAVHQEFMEQINSLDTLLNKQIFIFKNDEDILNLAALLYYSKCLISPSTGTIHLATNLEIPSIGLYPYKDDEQWPTFNKNYVFIPKPQKELSKQEIDEIIEECLDRLKQLLD; encoded by the coding sequence ATGAAAAATATAGATTTACGGGGGGGGTATAAGCAACTTTGCGTAGGGTATTATTGCCCTTATGGTATAGGAGATATGGTTGCAACTTTGGATATGCTTTATGCTATAAAAACTATTTTTAAGGCAAAGGTTATTGTATTTGGTGCGAAAAATACTCAAAAATTATTAGAAAATTTTGATTTTATAGATAAAGTTGAAATTATTGATTTCGCCGCAAGAGGAGGAAATCAGCAAGTTTTAAAACAAATCAATTCTTTTTATTGCGATTATTTAATAGCATTTCATACAAAAAGCTTTTTAGTTAAATTTTTACTTCAAACCAATGTCAAACGCATTATAATTCGTCTTAAATGGCTAAGTTTTCTAAGTCCTCGTTGTATTACTATCAATATTAGTTTTATTAAGAGATTTTTTAAAGATAGAAGCGAGAGAGCAAAATTTCTTTATTATGCAAGAAAAATCAATCCAAAGCTTTATGATGAAAAAATTAAAAATTTATGTTTTAATACCAGGATTAAAATTCCAACTAAAAATCAAATTTTTATTCAAAATTTCTTAAATTCTTACAAGTTAAAAGAAAAAGATTTTATCATAATTAATCCTTTTGCTGTTTCAACACCTTATAATCTAAGCATTCAAGATTACATCGCTTTAATTTGTAAAGCTAGTTTGATGAAAAAAGTTATTATTCCTACTTACGAAGCAGTCCATCAAGAATTTATGGAGCAAATAAATAGCTTAGATACTTTGTTAAATAAACAAATTTTTATTTTTAAAAATGATGAGGATATTTTAAATTTAGCTGCTTTGCTTTATTATTCTAAATGCCTTATCAGTCCTAGCACAGGAACGATTCACCTTGCTACCAATCTTGAAATTCCAAGCATAGGTTTATATCCTTATAAGGATGATGAGCAATGGCCAACTTTTAATAAAAATTATGTTTTTATCCCAAAACCACAAAAAGAGTTAAGTAAGCAAGAGATTGATGAAATCATTGAGGAATGTTTGGACAGGCTAAAGCAATTGCTTGATTAA
- a CDS encoding glucose-6-phosphate isomerase yields the protein MLKNSIFFKKVEVSTITSYAYRINDEVQSGEIGYYHLFNTSLPLIEESLEFIKKQDHIRNIILIGMGGSSCGVKALKDMLLNQKSKDKELFILDNTSTYSLFSILEKLNLEESLFLITSKTGSTIEVVSLFKLIIDYFKIEFSNLKKYFIFVTDENSKLHQEGENLGIKSFFIPSNVGGRFSILSAVGIVPLCFCGYDVKALLEGAKACFDDFFIYKKEEILQKAYHYCTHKNANINVLFSYDDIFKGFNEWYIQLIAESLGKKQGYKRIGLTPIALIGARDQHSFLQLIMDGPKNKTITFLKVKDSEKSPIIPDIHFKFLDSLSNKVNLHDLLNAQCDATMHALISENLSVDVIEIEKLDAWHAGYLMYYYELFTSACGIMLGINTYNQPGVEVGKLILKNILKS from the coding sequence CCTCTTATGCATACCGTATTAATGATGAAGTTCAAAGTGGTGAAATAGGATATTATCATCTTTTTAATACTAGTTTACCGCTTATCGAGGAAAGTTTAGAATTTATTAAAAAGCAAGATCATATTAGAAATATTATTTTAATTGGAATGGGCGGATCAAGTTGCGGGGTTAAAGCTTTAAAAGATATGCTTTTAAATCAAAAAAGCAAAGATAAAGAACTTTTTATACTTGATAATACGAGTACTTATTCTTTATTTTCTATATTAGAAAAATTAAATTTGGAAGAAAGTTTATTTTTAATTACAAGTAAAACAGGCAGTACTATAGAAGTTGTTTCACTTTTTAAATTAATTATTGATTATTTTAAGATTGAATTTTCTAATTTAAAAAAATATTTTATCTTTGTTACAGATGAAAATTCTAAACTTCATCAAGAAGGTGAAAATTTAGGCATTAAAAGTTTTTTTATCCCTTCAAATGTCGGCGGACGTTTTAGTATTCTTTCAGCTGTTGGCATCGTGCCACTTTGTTTTTGTGGTTATGATGTGAAAGCTCTTTTAGAAGGTGCTAAGGCTTGTTTTGATGATTTTTTTATTTATAAAAAGGAAGAAATTTTACAAAAAGCTTATCATTATTGTACGCATAAAAATGCAAATATAAATGTGCTTTTTTCTTATGATGATATTTTTAAAGGTTTTAATGAATGGTATATCCAATTGATTGCAGAGAGTCTTGGAAAAAAACAAGGTTATAAGCGTATAGGTCTTACTCCTATTGCTTTAATAGGCGCAAGAGATCAACATAGTTTTTTGCAATTAATCATGGATGGTCCTAAGAATAAAACCATCACTTTTTTAAAAGTAAAAGATAGTGAAAAATCGCCTATAATTCCTGATATTCATTTTAAATTTTTAGATTCTTTAAGCAATAAAGTCAATTTACATGATCTTTTAAATGCGCAATGTGATGCTACAATGCATGCTTTAATTTCTGAGAATTTAAGCGTAGATGTTATAGAAATAGAAAAACTTGATGCTTGGCATGCAGGTTATTTGATGTATTATTATGAACTTTTTACTTCAGCTTGTGGCATAATGCTAGGTATTAATACTTACAATCAACCTGGTGTTGAGGTGGGAAAGTTGATTTTAAAAAATATTTTAAAATCTTAA